One window from the genome of Syntrophus gentianae encodes:
- a CDS encoding NAD(P)H-dependent oxidoreductase has translation MRISLILAHPDQESFNHAIARTAVGQLERNGHEVSFSDLYAEDFDPLLTGKEIPKDAFLPEAIRTHCDEISEAEGIIIVHPNWWGQPPAILKGWVDRVVRPGVAYEFLEGDSGEGVPKGLLKADTALVFNTSNTRAEREALVFGDPLETIWRNCIFGLCGVTHFHRRTFGVIVTSTEVQRKAWLDEVREIVDRLFPREHP, from the coding sequence ATGAGAATATCCCTTATCCTTGCACACCCGGACCAAGAAAGCTTCAACCACGCCATTGCGCGCACCGCTGTCGGACAACTCGAAAGAAACGGACACGAGGTTTCTTTTTCCGACCTGTATGCCGAAGATTTCGACCCGCTCCTTACCGGAAAAGAAATACCCAAAGATGCCTTCCTTCCGGAGGCAATTCGAACCCATTGCGATGAAATAAGCGAGGCCGAGGGGATCATCATCGTCCATCCCAACTGGTGGGGTCAACCGCCCGCCATCCTGAAAGGCTGGGTCGATCGGGTTGTCCGCCCCGGGGTCGCTTACGAATTTCTGGAAGGGGATTCAGGTGAAGGCGTCCCGAAGGGACTGCTGAAAGCCGACACGGCCTTGGTTTTCAACACATCGAACACAAGGGCGGAAAGAGAGGCGCTTGTTTTTGGAGATCCCTTGGAGACGATCTGGCGAAACTGCATTTTCGGCCTGTGTGGTGTGACTCATTTCCATCGCCGCACATTCGGAGTTATCGTAACGAGCACGGAAGTTCAACGGAAGGCATGGCTTGACGAGGTGAGAGAAATTGTTGACCGCCTCTTCCCCCGGGAACACCCTTAA